The DNA sequence GTTCTGGTATCGATAGAGCTGGTCGCCTCATCCATGATAATGATATCAGGATCTCCCAGGATCGTCCTGGCCAGAGAGATCAACTGCTTCTGTCCTACAGAGAGGAGGGTCCCATCTTCTCCCACACATTCGTCATAACCGCCGGGAAGCCTCATGATCATCCCATGAGCGCAGGCCATTTTGGAGGCCCGGAGCATACTCTCTTCTCCCGCAGAGTGATTTCCATAGAGGATATTTTCCCGGATTGTCCCTGAAAACAGATGGGGAGTCTGAAGTACCACCCCGATACGGGACTGCAGTCCTTTTTGGGTGAATACCCTATAATCCTGACCATCCAGGAGAATCTGTCCCGCCACCGGTTCATAATAGCGGGAAATAAGGCTGGCCAGAGTGGTCTTTCCTCCCCCGGTCGGGCCGACTATGGCTATGGTTTCTCCCCGCCGGACTGTGAGATTGAAGTTCTTGAGAACCGGGGTATCAGGAACATAGTGGAAATCAACATTCCTGAGTTCCACCTGCCCTTCAAAACGGGGCGATTCCAGAGCCTCGGGCAGATCCTGAATATCCGAGTCCAAGTCCAGAAGGGCAAAAACCCTCTCAGCACTGGCGATTGCCTGCTGCATTTCACTG is a window from the Oceanispirochaeta sp. genome containing:
- a CDS encoding ABC transporter ATP-binding protein; its protein translation is PHGGRENNPGGMTIGGFRAFIGYITFMIWPIQEMSRVFSEMQQAIASAERVFALLDLDSDIQDLPEALESPRFEGQVELRNVDFHYVPDTPVLKNFNLTVRRGETIAIVGPTGGGKTTLASLISRYYEPVAGQILLDGQDYRVFTQKGLQSRIGVVLQTPHLFSGTIRENILYGNHSAGEESMLRASKMACAHGMIMRLPGGYDECVGEDGTLLSVGQKQLISLARTILGDPDIIIMDEATSSIDTRTEQEIQMGMEKLLEGRTSFVIAHRLSTIRNADRILVIEEGRIKEEGSHRELLRLGGHYYHLYTNQFRKDHSSRLLS